In a genomic window of Urocitellus parryii isolate mUroPar1 chromosome 11, mUroPar1.hap1, whole genome shotgun sequence:
- the Slc25a44 gene encoding solute carrier family 25 member 44 isoform X2, with product MEDKRNIQIIEWEHLDKKKFYVFGVAMTMMIRVSVYPFTLIRTRLQVQKGKSLYHGTFDAFIKILRADGVSGLYRGFLVNTFTLISGQCYVTTYELTRKFVADYSQSNTVKSLVAGGSASLVAQSITVPIDVVSQHLMMQRKGERMGRFQVRGNPEGHGVIAFGQTKDIIRQILRADGLRGFYRGYVASLLTYIPNSAVWWPFYHFYAEQLSHLCPKECPHIVFQAISGPLAAATASILTNPMDVIRTRVQVEGKSSIILTFRQLMAEEGPWGLMKGLSARIISATPSTIVIVVGYESLKKLSLRPELVDSRHW from the exons ATGGAGGACAAACGAAACATCCAGATCATTGAGTGGGAACATCTGGACAAGAAGAAGTTCTACGTGTTTGGTGTGGCAATGACAATGATGATCCGGGTCAGCGTCTACCCATTTACCCTCATCCGCACCCGCCTGCAGGTTCAGAAGGGCAAGAGCCTCTACCATGGGACCTTTGATGCCTTCATTAAGATCCTGCGAGCAGATGGTGTGTCTGGCCTCTACCGGGGGTTCCTGGTCAACACCTTTACCCTCATCTCTGGCCAGTGCTATGTCACCACTTATGAGCTCACCCGGAAATTTGTAGCTGACTACAGCCAGAGCAACACAGTGAAATCATTAGTGGCTGGTGGCTCGGCCTCCCTTGTGGCCCAGAGCATCACAGTGCCCATTGACGTGGTCTCCCAGCACCTGATGATGCAGCGCAAGGGGGAGAGAATGGGCCGCTTCCAGGTGCGTGGGAACCCAGAGGGACACGGGGTAATCGCCTTTGGCCAAACGAAAGACATCATCAGGCAGATCCTGCGAGCTGATGGGCTTCGAGGCTTCTACCGAGGCTACGTGGCTTCACTGCTTACCTATATCCCAAACAGTGCTGTCTGGTGGCCCTTTTATCACTTCTATGCAG AGCAGCTCTCGCACCTGTGTCCTAAGGAGTGCCCTCACATTGTCTTTCAAGCCATCTCGGGGCCCCTGGCTGCAGCCACTGCCTCTATCCTCACCAATCCCATGGATGTCATCCGAACTCGTGTGCAG GTTGAAGGCAAGAGCTCCATCATCCTAACCTTCAGACAGCTGATGGCAGAAGAGGGACCTTGGGGCCTCATGAAGGGCCTCTCGGCCAGAATCATCTCAGCTACTCCTTCCACCATCGTCATTGTGGTGGGCTATGAGAGCCTCAAGAAACTCAGCCTGCGACCGGAGCTGGTGGACTCAAGACACTGGTAG
- the Slc25a44 gene encoding solute carrier family 25 member 44 isoform X1, with protein MEDKRNIQIIEWEHLDKKKFYVFGVAMTMMIRVSVYPFTLIRTRLQVQKGKSLYHGTFDAFIKILRADGVSGLYRGFLVNTFTLISGQCYVTTYELTRKFVADYSQSNTVKSLVAGGSASLVAQSITVPIDVVSQHLMMQRKGERMGRFQVRGNPEGHGVIAFGQTKDIIRQILRADGLRGFYRGYVASLLTYIPNSAVWWPFYHFYAGSC; from the exons ATGGAGGACAAACGAAACATCCAGATCATTGAGTGGGAACATCTGGACAAGAAGAAGTTCTACGTGTTTGGTGTGGCAATGACAATGATGATCCGGGTCAGCGTCTACCCATTTACCCTCATCCGCACCCGCCTGCAGGTTCAGAAGGGCAAGAGCCTCTACCATGGGACCTTTGATGCCTTCATTAAGATCCTGCGAGCAGATGGTGTGTCTGGCCTCTACCGGGGGTTCCTGGTCAACACCTTTACCCTCATCTCTGGCCAGTGCTATGTCACCACTTATGAGCTCACCCGGAAATTTGTAGCTGACTACAGCCAGAGCAACACAGTGAAATCATTAGTGGCTGGTGGCTCGGCCTCCCTTGTGGCCCAGAGCATCACAGTGCCCATTGACGTGGTCTCCCAGCACCTGATGATGCAGCGCAAGGGGGAGAGAATGGGCCGCTTCCAGGTGCGTGGGAACCCAGAGGGACACGGGGTAATCGCCTTTGGCCAAACGAAAGACATCATCAGGCAGATCCTGCGAGCTGATGGGCTTCGAGGCTTCTACCGAGGCTACGTGGCTTCACTGCTTACCTATATCCCAAACAGTGCTGTCTGGTGGCCCTTTTATCACTTCTATGCAG ggtcttgttaa